TGGCTTTTCTGGGGGAAGGAAGAGGAGTTAAAAGGTGTTGTCAGGGTGGAGGCCGTTCAAAAGGGAACAAATAAGAAGATGACGGTGTTTACCACGTCGAATAAACCGGAAACCTTACACCCCTTCTATGGAGCAAACCATTCATTAATGTCTAATGTACGAATGCCCGATGAAGGAGGGTTATGGAGGTTTGAGGTTTATATTGACGGCAAACCGTTTGGGTACGTCGTGGTAAATGTTCAGGAATAAGCGAACGGGAAACATCAATGTTTTTCATTTTTCCGTGATGCACTCTTCACAACAACGAACCATTTCCGCCCGTGTCCTAAACCTTCCCCTTCTGAATAGAATAGAGTAAAGCAAACTCGGAGGGGGATCGATCCACATGAAGAGAATGCGTTCTTTTTTTTATATGGTGATTTCTTTCACCCTTTTGCTGTATGGTGTTCCTCGCTTTCATTTAAACGGCATCCAATCCATCGAAGAAGGGTTTGCCATCCTCTGGACCTTTTTCGCCCTCCTCGTGATTGGAGCCCACCTTTTTCGATGGCTGGAAGAACCTGGTGAACCCCAAGCTCCGGGGAAATACCCGGAGATGAAGAGAATCCGTTCTTTTCAACGCAGGTAAAGATCTTTGCTTTTGATCCCTATTCGTGATGTATCGTGTTAAACAGCTTTCGCCATGAGGGGTCCAAAAGAGGGCGGCGTACCCTTGTAACAGATGAGGAACTGTATTATGATAATTCCATCCACTGTATCAGAGAGGATGGAGGGGTAAGATGGCGACCAAACATGAACAGATCCTCGATTACATCCGCAATTTGCAGGTGGGAGATAAAATCTCGGTTCGGGCCATCGCCAAAGAGATCGGGGTTAGCGAGGGAACCGCTTACCGGGCGATCAAAGAGGCGGAGAACCAGGGATTGGTGAGCACCATCGAACGGGTGGGCACCATCCGCATCGAAAAAAAGAACAGAGAAAAGATGGAGAACCTCACCTTTGCCGAGGTGGTATCGATCGTAGAAGGTCAAGTGTTGGGGGGGCGAGACGGCCTTCACAAACGACTGAATAAATTTGTGATCGGGGCCATGAGGCTGGAAGACATGATGAAATATGTGGAGGCGGGAAATCTCCTTATCGTGGGGAATCGGGACGAAGCCCACCGCTTAGCCTTGTTGCAAGGAGCGGCTGTCCTCATCACAGGGGGATTTGATGCCAGGGAGGAGACGAAGCGATTAGCCGATGAACTCTCCCTTCCGCTCATCTCCTGCAGCTACGATACTTTCACGGTGGCTTCTACGATCAATCGGGCCATCTACGACAATCTCATCAAAAAAGAGATTCTCCTCGTCGAAGATATCCTCATCCCGAAGGAGGAGGCGGTCACCCTTTCCGTTCATGATACGGTGAGGGATCTGGAGAACCTCTCCCAAACGTCCGGACATCACCATTTTCCCATCATTGATGACGAGGGAGTGGTGGTCGGAGTCATCACGGTGAAGGATGTGATCGGCCAGGAGGAAACCACTCCGGTGGGAAAACTGATCTCCCGTCCGCCCATTACCACCCGACCGCAGACGACGGTGGCTGCAGCCGCTCACCTGATGATCTGGGAAGGGATTCACCTGATCCCGGTGATCGACAGTTCCAGGAAATTGCAAGGGGTGCTTACCCGGAAAGATGTTCTAAAAGCGATGCAGATTATGCAGAGACAGCCGCAAATCGGCAATACCTTCGATGACCTGATCTTTTCCCAACTTCAAATGGAAAAAATGGAGGGAGATATCATCTTCCGGGGAAAGGTTGTCCCCCAGATGACCAACTTATATGGTTCCCTTTCCAGCGGGGTGCTCATGTCGATGATGGCGGAATCGAGCAGGCAAGCCCTCAGGGAATGGAAGCGGGGCGATTACGTCATTGAAACCACCTCCATATATTTTCTGAAACCGGTGCAGATCGATATGGACCTCATGATCCGTCCTCGGATCATTGATCTCGGGAGAAAAGAGGGAAAAGTGGATGTGGAGGTATACTCTCAGGGAAAATTGGCGGCGAAAGCGCTTCTCACCGCTCAGGTGTGGGAAGGACCCTAAGAAAAGAAAAGAACCTATTGGTGGAAATAGGTTCTTTTCTCAATCTTAGTGGGTGTAATTTTCCATCGAGTCTTCGTAGGGGAAGGGGGAGAAGTTCTCATGGTTTAATCCTTCATCCTCACGGATGGGGATATACCAGGTGCCGATAGGAGTTCGGTCTACCACCACTCTGAATCCGATGCGCGCAATCTCCTTATCCAACATGCGGGACACGGTTTCCGTTTCACAATAGGCGGAGTACCCGGACAAAAGACCTTCCAGCTTCATGCGGACGATCTCTTTCCGATCAATCACCATGGTAACCCACCTCCCATAAAATATTTTCTGTAAATTCAGTATACCATCCCGTGCATAGAAATACAAGAACGGTCCTCCCTTGTCACAAAACGTTTATAAATTTGATGACAATATTGTTGCAAAAGGATCTTTCCCCTTCACAGGTTCTTACATGGTCCTTGCGAGCATCAGATATAGATGAACCTTTTTCCCGATCACCAGGCTTTTTAGCGTCACTTTATAAGGCTTCTGATCGATCATGTAGATTTTCGGAGAAAAAACCTGGAAGAGGGATTCATAGGTCTCTTCCAGACTATCCAGTTTTTTACCGATTAAATAGCGGGTTTGGGTTACTATGCGTCGCTCAATTTCGTCCTTAATTCCTTCACTTACGCTGCTTCCCTCGAAGTGGATCACCACATCGTGCACCTTCCCCTCATGGTTCCAACGGGTGAGTTCTTCCTCAATCCGTTTATTTTTCTCCTCCAGATCCAATTTT
The DNA window shown above is from Thermicanus aegyptius DSM 12793 and carries:
- a CDS encoding DRTGG domain-containing protein; the encoded protein is MATKHEQILDYIRNLQVGDKISVRAIAKEIGVSEGTAYRAIKEAENQGLVSTIERVGTIRIEKKNREKMENLTFAEVVSIVEGQVLGGRDGLHKRLNKFVIGAMRLEDMMKYVEAGNLLIVGNRDEAHRLALLQGAAVLITGGFDAREETKRLADELSLPLISCSYDTFTVASTINRAIYDNLIKKEILLVEDILIPKEEAVTLSVHDTVRDLENLSQTSGHHHFPIIDDEGVVVGVITVKDVIGQEETTPVGKLISRPPITTRPQTTVAAAAHLMIWEGIHLIPVIDSSRKLQGVLTRKDVLKAMQIMQRQPQIGNTFDDLIFSQLQMEKMEGDIIFRGKVVPQMTNLYGSLSSGVLMSMMAESSRQALREWKRGDYVIETTSIYFLKPVQIDMDLMIRPRIIDLGRKEGKVDVEVYSQGKLAAKALLTAQVWEGP